In a single window of the Cupriavidus basilensis genome:
- the nadC gene encoding carboxylating nicotinate-nucleotide diphosphorylase, with the protein MYDPFATDKLIDLWLTEDIGACDLTVHTMIEKGETGSFYMNAREPMLIAGVDVAARVFSRYDPSLHVDVRVSDGDKVAKGAILIAVSGSARSVLTAERTALNIMQRLCGIANHTARYVAAIAGTKARLIDSRKTTPGLRVLEKHAVTCGGGLNHRLGLDNGVMIKDNHIAVCGSIAAAVERARRQLPVLTKLEVECDRLDQVHEALKAGVDVIMLDNMSVPDMREAVAIVNGRTKVEASGGINLETIRPIAETGVDYISTSKITQSAPAVDIGLDDTV; encoded by the coding sequence ATGTACGACCCATTTGCAACCGACAAGCTGATTGACCTGTGGCTGACCGAAGACATCGGCGCCTGCGACCTGACGGTTCACACCATGATCGAGAAGGGCGAGACGGGTTCGTTCTATATGAATGCGCGTGAGCCGATGCTGATCGCCGGTGTGGATGTGGCCGCCCGCGTGTTCTCCCGCTACGATCCGTCACTGCATGTGGATGTGCGCGTGAGCGATGGCGACAAGGTTGCCAAGGGCGCCATCCTGATCGCCGTGAGCGGCTCGGCGCGCAGCGTGCTGACCGCCGAGCGCACGGCGCTGAACATCATGCAAAGGCTGTGCGGGATCGCCAACCATACCGCCCGCTACGTGGCGGCAATTGCCGGCACCAAGGCGCGCCTGATCGACAGCCGCAAGACCACGCCGGGGCTGCGCGTGCTGGAGAAGCACGCGGTGACCTGCGGTGGCGGCCTGAATCACCGGCTGGGGCTCGATAACGGCGTGATGATCAAGGACAACCATATCGCCGTGTGCGGCAGCATTGCCGCCGCCGTGGAGCGCGCGCGCCGGCAACTGCCCGTGCTGACCAAGCTGGAAGTGGAGTGCGACCGTCTGGACCAGGTGCATGAAGCCCTGAAGGCAGGCGTCGACGTGATCATGCTGGATAACATGTCCGTGCCCGACATGCGCGAAGCTGTTGCCATCGTCAACGGGCGCACCAAGGTGGAGGCGTCCGGCGGCATCAACCTGGAGACCATCCGCCCTATTGCCGAGACCGGCGTCGACTACATCTCCACCAGCAAGATCACCCAGTCCGCGCCGGCTGTGGACATCGGGCTGGACGATACCGTGTAA
- a CDS encoding antibiotic biosynthesis monooxygenase family protein, with protein MILEIAQFQIKAGTESDFEAAVAKAAPLFKRARGCHAMRLLRSIENPSHFTLEVKWETVENHMVDFRESADFAEWRKLVGDYFAAAPNVGHVSVAVEGF; from the coding sequence ATGATTCTCGAAATAGCGCAGTTCCAGATCAAAGCGGGCACGGAGTCGGACTTCGAGGCAGCGGTTGCCAAGGCGGCGCCGCTCTTCAAGCGCGCCCGCGGCTGCCACGCCATGCGGCTGCTCAGGTCGATCGAAAATCCCTCGCACTTCACGCTGGAGGTCAAGTGGGAAACGGTCGAGAACCACATGGTGGATTTCCGCGAATCCGCGGACTTCGCCGAATGGCGCAAGCTGGTTGGCGACTACTTTGCCGCCGCGCCCAACGTGGGCCATGTCAGCGTGGCGGTCGAGGGGTTCTGA
- a CDS encoding LysR substrate-binding domain-containing protein has product MEFRHLRYFLVLAEELHFGRAARRLSISQPPLSLNIQQLEASVGARLFERDSRGVRLTAAGRAFRESASALLAQAEEARLLAREIEAGAVGRLRIGFVGSMLYRGLPQRLRAFQASYPGIQVALTELNSQEQIDALLHDGLDAGFIHTNRVPNELATALVHSEPFLCCVPHDHRLARQASVALSELRGEPFVLFSRKASPDYYNRIFEMCAAQGFYPQIRHEVRHWLSVVSLVSQGTGVALVPAALQRSAMAGAVFLPLAQATVPSEVYCVWKAGTDEPARDRFLEKMRDEK; this is encoded by the coding sequence ATGGAATTCCGTCACCTGCGCTACTTCCTCGTCCTTGCCGAAGAACTCCACTTCGGCCGGGCCGCCCGCCGCCTGTCGATCTCGCAGCCGCCGCTATCGCTCAATATCCAGCAGCTGGAAGCCTCGGTGGGCGCCCGCCTGTTCGAGCGCGACAGCCGCGGCGTGCGCCTGACCGCCGCCGGCCGGGCCTTTCGTGAATCGGCCAGCGCGCTGCTGGCCCAGGCCGAAGAAGCCCGCCTGCTGGCCCGCGAGATCGAGGCCGGCGCCGTCGGGCGGCTGCGCATCGGCTTCGTCGGCTCCATGCTGTACCGCGGCCTGCCCCAGCGCCTGCGGGCGTTCCAGGCCAGCTACCCCGGCATCCAGGTGGCGCTGACGGAACTCAACTCACAGGAGCAGATCGACGCGCTGCTGCATGACGGGCTGGATGCCGGCTTCATCCACACCAACCGCGTGCCCAACGAACTGGCCACCGCGCTGGTCCATAGCGAACCCTTCCTGTGCTGCGTGCCGCATGACCATCGCCTGGCGCGGCAAGCCTCCGTGGCGCTGAGCGAGCTGCGCGGCGAGCCCTTCGTGCTGTTCTCCCGCAAAGCCTCGCCCGACTACTACAACCGCATCTTCGAGATGTGCGCGGCGCAGGGTTTCTATCCGCAGATCCGGCATGAGGTGCGGCACTGGCTGTCGGTGGTGTCCCTGGTGTCGCAAGGCACCGGCGTGGCGCTGGTGCCCGCGGCGCTGCAGAGGTCGGCAATGGCGGGGGCGGTGTTTTTGCCGCTGGCGCAGGCGACGGTGCCATCGGAGGTGTATTGCGTCTGGAAGGCGGGAACGGACGAGCCCGCGCGCGACCGCTTCCTGGAGAAGATGCGGGATGAGAAATAA
- a CDS encoding acyl-CoA dehydrogenase family protein, translating to MQTSAARQTVVSATLSASPASAVPAPSATPAHPVPDQQGVNLFASDPDLRALLPLYLPPDLFAHLLPHLDRMGALAGGVLDELAHTADQNKPTLSHRTRTGIDAQRIDKHPAYVELEKVAFSEFGLAAASHRGGVLGWDKPMPAAAKYALTYLFVQAEFGLCCPLSMTDSLTRTLRKFGDPAVVERFLPNLTTQVFEELYQGAMFMTEQGAGSDVAATTTRAARDAQAEGGWRLSGDKWFCSNPDAALAMVLARVEDENGEAAPGIKGVSLFLLPRTLADGSTNHYRIIRLKDKLGTRSMASGEIRLEGAHAYLVGELGRGFVQMADMINNSRLSNGVRAAGLMRRALSEGQFIARERRAFGKRLLDMPLMRRQLLKLVLPTEQARTMVFQTAEALRRADAGEADAYPLMRVLTPLIKFRACRDARKVTGDAMEMRGGCGYIEEWSDPRLVRDAHLGSIWEGTSNIVALDVLRAIRREGALPVLEAHLAGLLQATPMHAGARATFTAAIARAAKLAARAAEAGADGDVLARQAASALYHVTSAVAMAWEAGRIGSVRRMRLAQLVLLHRVLPQDPLAGEAEPYWLADTIAPPADGAVGATGEVAQVNLF from the coding sequence ATGCAGACCAGCGCAGCGCGCCAAACTGTCGTTTCGGCCACCTTGTCCGCCTCGCCCGCCTCGGCCGTGCCCGCACCCTCTGCCACGCCCGCGCATCCGGTGCCGGACCAGCAAGGCGTCAACCTGTTTGCCAGCGACCCGGACCTGCGCGCACTGCTGCCGCTCTACCTCCCGCCCGACCTGTTCGCCCACCTGCTGCCGCACCTCGACCGCATGGGCGCGCTGGCCGGCGGCGTGCTGGACGAACTCGCGCATACCGCCGACCAGAACAAGCCCACCTTGTCGCACCGGACCCGCACCGGCATCGATGCGCAGCGCATCGACAAGCACCCCGCTTACGTGGAGCTTGAGAAGGTGGCGTTCTCCGAGTTTGGCCTGGCGGCGGCATCACACCGTGGCGGCGTGCTGGGCTGGGACAAGCCGATGCCCGCCGCGGCCAAGTACGCGCTGACCTACCTGTTCGTGCAGGCCGAGTTCGGCCTGTGCTGCCCGCTGTCGATGACCGATTCGCTGACCCGCACCTTGCGCAAGTTCGGCGATCCGGCGGTGGTGGAGCGCTTCTTGCCGAACCTCACCACGCAGGTCTTCGAGGAGCTGTACCAGGGCGCCATGTTCATGACCGAGCAGGGCGCAGGCTCCGACGTGGCCGCCACCACCACCCGCGCAGCGCGCGATGCGCAGGCCGAGGGCGGCTGGCGCCTGTCGGGCGACAAGTGGTTCTGCTCGAACCCGGATGCCGCGCTGGCCATGGTGCTGGCCCGCGTCGAGGACGAAAACGGCGAGGCCGCGCCCGGCATCAAGGGCGTGTCGCTGTTCCTGCTGCCGCGCACGCTGGCCGATGGCAGCACCAACCACTACCGCATCATCCGGCTCAAGGACAAGCTGGGCACGCGTTCCATGGCCAGCGGCGAGATCCGCCTGGAAGGCGCGCATGCCTACCTGGTGGGTGAGCTCGGCCGGGGCTTCGTGCAGATGGCCGACATGATCAACAACTCGCGCCTGTCCAATGGCGTGCGTGCGGCCGGCCTGATGCGCCGTGCCTTGTCGGAGGGCCAGTTCATCGCGCGCGAGCGCCGGGCCTTTGGCAAGCGCCTGCTGGACATGCCGCTGATGCGCCGCCAGTTGCTCAAGCTCGTGCTGCCCACCGAGCAGGCCCGCACCATGGTGTTCCAGACCGCCGAGGCGCTGCGCCGCGCCGATGCCGGCGAGGCCGATGCTTATCCGCTGATGCGCGTGCTGACGCCGCTGATCAAGTTCCGCGCTTGCCGCGATGCGCGCAAGGTCACCGGCGACGCCATGGAGATGCGTGGCGGCTGCGGCTATATCGAGGAATGGAGCGACCCGCGCCTGGTGCGCGACGCGCATCTCGGCTCGATCTGGGAAGGCACCAGCAATATCGTTGCCCTTGACGTGCTGCGTGCCATCCGCCGCGAAGGCGCGCTGCCCGTGCTGGAAGCCCACCTCGCGGGCTTGCTGCAAGCCACGCCGATGCATGCCGGGGCGCGCGCCACGTTTACCGCGGCAATCGCCAGGGCCGCGAAGCTGGCCGCCCGCGCCGCCGAAGCCGGCGCCGATGGCGATGTGCTTGCCCGCCAGGCCGCCTCCGCGCTGTACCACGTGACCAGCGCAGTCGCCATGGCCTGGGAAGCCGGGCGCATCGGCTCGGTACGGCGCATGCGCCTGGCCCAACTGGTGCTGCTCCATCGCGTGCTGCCCCAGGATCCGCTGGCCGGCGAGGCCGAGCCCTACTGGCTGGCCGACACCATCGCACCGCCCGCCGACGGCGCCGTGGGCGCCACCGGCGAGGTGGCGCAGGTCAACCTCTTCTGA
- a CDS encoding Bug family tripartite tricarboxylate transporter substrate binding protein, with product MTLWQRLAAVAACTLCVGIAPAMAQKDYPSKPIMMIVTYPPGGPTDVMARTLASALKGSLGQTVVVENRAGAGGNIGAEAVARAEPDGYTLMFGTSAPLAINVSLYRKINYDPVKSFAPIIQIGQLPNVLVVNPSVPAKTVGELIAYGKANPGKLTYASSGNGASSHLAGVLFNNLAGTDFRHIPYKGTGPALNDLLGGQVSMSFTDVLTALPFIKSGKFRVLGVTTKSRSQALPDVPTVAEQGVPGFDVSVFFGVVAPAGTPPAVIAKLNHAFADALQQPEVRKTLQAQGLELPPSTSPEQLGSFVKAEVSKWRGVVQKSGAQLD from the coding sequence ATGACCCTCTGGCAACGCCTCGCCGCTGTCGCCGCCTGCACCCTTTGTGTGGGCATTGCCCCCGCGATGGCGCAGAAGGACTACCCGTCCAAGCCCATCATGATGATCGTGACCTACCCGCCCGGCGGCCCCACCGACGTGATGGCGCGCACCCTGGCGTCCGCGCTCAAGGGCAGCCTTGGCCAGACCGTGGTGGTGGAAAACCGCGCCGGCGCCGGCGGCAATATCGGCGCCGAAGCCGTGGCGCGCGCGGAGCCGGATGGCTACACGCTGATGTTCGGCACCTCGGCGCCGCTGGCGATCAACGTCAGCCTGTACCGCAAGATCAACTACGACCCGGTCAAGAGCTTCGCGCCGATCATCCAGATCGGCCAGTTGCCCAACGTGCTGGTGGTGAACCCCTCGGTGCCCGCCAAGACCGTCGGTGAGCTGATCGCCTACGGCAAGGCCAACCCGGGCAAGCTGACCTATGCCTCGTCCGGCAATGGCGCGTCCTCGCACCTGGCCGGCGTGCTGTTCAACAACCTGGCCGGCACGGACTTCCGCCATATTCCCTACAAGGGCACCGGCCCCGCGCTCAACGACTTGCTTGGCGGCCAGGTGAGCATGAGCTTCACCGACGTGCTGACCGCGCTGCCCTTCATCAAGAGCGGCAAGTTCCGCGTGCTGGGCGTGACCACCAAGAGCCGCTCGCAGGCACTGCCCGATGTGCCCACCGTGGCCGAGCAGGGCGTGCCCGGCTTCGACGTCTCGGTGTTCTTCGGCGTGGTCGCTCCGGCCGGCACGCCGCCGGCGGTCATCGCCAAGCTCAACCACGCCTTTGCCGATGCGCTGCAACAGCCCGAAGTGCGCAAGACCTTGCAGGCGCAAGGGCTGGAACTGCCGCCGTCGACCTCGCCCGAGCAGCTTGGCAGCTTCGTCAAGGCAGAGGTGAGCAAATGGCGCGGCGTGGTGCAGAAATCGGGGGCTCAGCTGGACTGA
- a CDS encoding PaaI family thioesterase gives MTDLSSPAPVNEFAGEAPGLLFALPMPMARVFGLTGVHINAKEARVSMAYHPDHTNSRGDVHGGALATLLDCALSCAARGHDPRRFGVATIDLSVHFTAPGRGELTATAWCERRGRSLCFARGEIRDAQGELLALATGTFKLLDRTPAPAA, from the coding sequence ATGACCGATCTCTCCTCGCCCGCGCCCGTCAACGAATTTGCCGGTGAAGCGCCGGGCCTGCTGTTTGCCCTGCCGATGCCCATGGCCCGCGTGTTCGGCCTGACCGGCGTGCACATCAACGCCAAAGAGGCGCGCGTGAGCATGGCCTACCACCCGGACCACACCAACAGCCGCGGCGACGTGCACGGCGGCGCGCTGGCCACGCTGCTCGATTGCGCGCTGTCCTGCGCCGCGCGTGGCCACGATCCGCGCCGCTTTGGCGTGGCCACGATCGACCTGTCGGTGCATTTCACCGCGCCCGGGCGCGGCGAGCTGACCGCCACCGCCTGGTGCGAGCGCCGCGGCCGTTCCCTGTGCTTCGCGCGCGGCGAGATCCGCGACGCGCAGGGCGAGCTGCTGGCGCTGGCCACCGGCACCTTCAAGCTGCTGGATCGCACGCCCGCGCCGGCCGCTTGA
- a CDS encoding CaiB/BaiF CoA transferase family protein, whose protein sequence is MSKLPVSPGALAGIRVVDLSRILGGPFCGQILGDHGADVLKIEPPQGDDTRTWGPPFKDGVASYYFGLNRNKRVMRLDLTADADREVLLALLADADVLVENFKTGTLEKWGLGFDALSARFPRLVHCRVSGFGADGPLGGLPGYDAAIQAMAGIMSINGEAGGDALRVGLPVVDMVTGLNAALGVLLALQERERSGRGQFVEAALYDSGLSLLHPHAANWFMSGKEPTRTGNAHPNIYPYDTVATATDPIFLAVGNDRQFRILCEHLEMPGFADDERYATAGARSVNRAALKVELEARMGKLDGKVLADTLVAAGVPCAPVLSVADALQHPHTVHREMVVEMADGYKGLGSPVKLSRTPATYRYAPLAEGDRFLPRDAANDSE, encoded by the coding sequence ATGAGCAAACTCCCTGTCTCGCCCGGCGCGCTCGCCGGCATCCGCGTGGTCGATCTCTCCCGCATCCTGGGCGGGCCGTTCTGCGGCCAGATCCTTGGCGACCATGGCGCCGACGTGCTGAAGATCGAGCCGCCCCAGGGCGACGATACCCGCACCTGGGGGCCTCCGTTCAAGGACGGCGTGGCCTCTTATTACTTCGGCCTGAACCGCAACAAGCGCGTGATGCGGCTGGACCTGACCGCCGATGCCGACCGCGAGGTGCTGCTTGCCCTGCTGGCCGACGCCGACGTACTGGTCGAGAACTTCAAGACCGGCACGCTGGAAAAATGGGGCCTGGGGTTTGACGCGCTGTCGGCGCGCTTCCCGCGCCTGGTGCACTGCCGGGTTTCCGGCTTTGGCGCGGATGGGCCGCTAGGTGGCCTGCCCGGCTACGACGCGGCCATCCAGGCCATGGCGGGCATCATGAGCATCAATGGCGAAGCCGGCGGCGACGCGCTGCGCGTGGGCTTGCCGGTGGTGGACATGGTCACCGGGCTGAACGCCGCGCTGGGCGTGTTGCTGGCCCTGCAGGAGCGCGAGCGCAGCGGGCGCGGCCAGTTTGTCGAGGCGGCGCTGTACGACTCGGGCCTGTCGTTGCTGCATCCGCACGCGGCCAACTGGTTCATGAGCGGCAAGGAGCCGACCCGCACCGGCAACGCGCATCCGAACATCTACCCGTACGACACCGTCGCCACCGCCACCGACCCGATCTTTCTCGCGGTCGGCAACGATCGCCAGTTCCGCATCCTGTGCGAGCACCTGGAGATGCCGGGGTTTGCCGACGATGAGCGCTACGCCACCGCCGGCGCGCGCTCTGTCAACCGTGCCGCGCTCAAGGTGGAGCTGGAAGCGCGCATGGGCAAGCTGGATGGCAAGGTGCTGGCCGATACGCTGGTGGCCGCCGGCGTGCCGTGCGCGCCGGTGCTGTCGGTGGCGGACGCCTTGCAGCATCCGCACACCGTCCACCGCGAGATGGTGGTGGAGATGGCGGATGGCTACAAGGGCCTTGGGTCGCCCGTCAAGCTCAGCCGCACGCCCGCCACCTACCGCTACGCGCCGCTGGCCGAGGGCGACCGGTTCCTGCCGCGCGACGCCGCCAACGACAGCGAGTAA
- a CDS encoding lactate permease LctP family transporter — MQPWTQTYTPLGSLWLSALAAALPILFFFLALAVLRMKGHVAAAITLLLALGVAIFAYGMPVPQALAAAGFGFAYGLWPIAWIIVTAVFLYKIVVKTGQFDIIRASVLAITDDQRLQMLLIGFAFGAFLEGAAGFGAPVAITAALLVGLGFNPLYAAGLCLIANTAPVAFGAMGIPIIVAGQVTGIDAMHIGAMAGRQLPLLSLAVPFWLVFIMDGKRGVKETWPAALVTGASFSVTQYFTSNHIGPELPDITSALVSLVSLTLFLKVWQPRSASQRAGGAVKAGGGAAALARMGGGLAGDAGSFGNGAGTNRRASPYTVAQTVRAWAPFGILTAIVTVWSLPSFKALFAGNGALAGWVLKFHVPALDQLVIKAAPIVAQPKAYEAVFKLDLVSAVGTAILLTALISAVLLRMKPRAALATFGETLMELRRPILSIGLVLGFAFVANYSGMSSTLALLLAGTGAAFPFFSPFLGWLGVFLTGSDTSSNALFCSLQSTTAHQIGVSDTLLVAANTTGGVTGKMISPQSIAVACAATGLVGKESELFRFTVKHSLLFAVIVGIITMLQAYVFTGMIPH; from the coding sequence GTGGCAGCAGCCATCACGCTGCTCCTCGCGCTAGGCGTGGCGATCTTCGCCTACGGCATGCCCGTGCCGCAGGCGCTGGCCGCCGCGGGCTTCGGCTTTGCCTACGGCCTGTGGCCGATCGCGTGGATCATCGTGACCGCGGTGTTCCTCTACAAGATCGTGGTGAAGACCGGGCAGTTCGACATCATCCGCGCATCCGTGCTCGCCATCACCGATGACCAGCGCCTGCAGATGCTGCTGATCGGCTTTGCCTTCGGCGCCTTCCTGGAAGGCGCGGCGGGCTTTGGCGCGCCGGTGGCCATCACCGCGGCCCTGCTGGTGGGCCTGGGCTTCAACCCGCTCTATGCGGCGGGCCTGTGCCTGATCGCCAATACCGCGCCGGTGGCCTTCGGCGCCATGGGCATTCCCATCATCGTGGCGGGCCAGGTGACCGGCATCGATGCCATGCACATCGGCGCCATGGCCGGCCGGCAATTGCCGCTGCTGTCGCTGGCGGTGCCGTTCTGGCTGGTGTTCATCATGGACGGCAAGCGCGGCGTGAAAGAGACGTGGCCGGCGGCGCTGGTAACCGGCGCGAGCTTCTCGGTGACGCAGTATTTCACCTCGAACCATATCGGGCCGGAGTTGCCGGACATCACGTCGGCGCTGGTGAGCCTGGTGTCGCTGACGCTGTTCCTGAAGGTGTGGCAGCCCAGGAGCGCAAGCCAGCGGGCCGGCGGCGCGGTGAAGGCGGGCGGCGGTGCGGCAGCACTGGCGCGCATGGGTGGCGGGCTGGCTGGCGATGCAGGCAGCTTCGGCAACGGGGCGGGCACCAACCGTCGTGCCTCGCCCTACACTGTGGCGCAGACCGTGCGCGCGTGGGCGCCGTTCGGCATCCTCACCGCCATCGTGACGGTGTGGAGCCTGCCGTCGTTCAAGGCGCTGTTTGCCGGCAACGGCGCGCTGGCCGGGTGGGTGCTGAAGTTCCATGTGCCGGCGCTGGACCAGCTGGTGATCAAGGCCGCGCCGATCGTGGCACAGCCCAAGGCCTACGAGGCGGTGTTCAAGCTCGACCTGGTATCGGCGGTGGGCACCGCCATCCTGCTGACCGCGCTGATCTCCGCCGTGCTGCTGCGCATGAAGCCACGCGCTGCGCTGGCCACCTTCGGCGAAACGCTGATGGAGCTGCGCCGCCCGATCCTGTCGATCGGGCTGGTGCTGGGCTTCGCCTTTGTTGCCAACTACTCGGGCATGTCGTCGACGCTGGCGCTGCTGCTGGCCGGCACGGGCGCGGCGTTTCCGTTCTTCTCGCCCTTCCTGGGCTGGCTGGGCGTGTTCCTGACCGGCTCGGACACGTCGTCCAATGCCCTGTTCTGCTCGCTGCAGAGCACCACCGCGCACCAGATCGGCGTATCCGACACGCTGCTGGTGGCGGCCAACACCACCGGCGGCGTGACCGGCAAGATGATCTCGCCGCAATCCATCGCGGTAGCCTGCGCGGCCACCGGGCTAGTCGGCAAGGAATCCGAGCTGTTCCGCTTTACCGTGAAGCACAGCCTGCTGTTCGCGGTAATCGTGGGCATCATCACCATGCTGCAGGCTTATGTGTTCACGGGGATGATTCCCCACTGA